One part of the Nitrospira defluvii genome encodes these proteins:
- the merR gene encoding Hg(II)-responsive transcriptional regulator has protein sequence MASELTIGRVAKLAGVNVETIRYYQRRRLLAEPDKPHMGYRRYSADIVKHIRFIKRAQALGFTLEEIAELLRLEEARACAETRALAAHKMELIDWKLTGLAAMRKALAGLVQQCDRKQPAKGCPIIHVLEQD, from the coding sequence ATGGCTTCAGAATTAACGATAGGCCGAGTGGCGAAGCTGGCCGGGGTGAATGTCGAGACGATCCGTTATTACCAGAGACGGAGGCTGCTAGCCGAGCCGGACAAGCCGCACATGGGCTATCGGCGGTATTCGGCGGACATCGTGAAACACATCCGCTTCATTAAGCGGGCGCAAGCCCTTGGGTTCACATTGGAGGAAATCGCCGAACTGCTACGGCTGGAGGAAGCCCGCGCCTGTGCGGAGACTCGCGCCCTGGCTGCCCACAAGATGGAGCTGATTGACTGGAAACTGACGGGCCTCGCGGCGATGCGGAAAGCGTTAGCTGGTCTGGTTCAGCAGTGCGATAGGAAACAACCGGCGAAGGGCTGCCCGATCATTCATGTGCTCGAACAGGATTAA
- the plsY gene encoding glycerol-3-phosphate 1-O-acyltransferase PlsY yields MDSPWLIGFLTLFGYLLGSIPFGVVVSRLLGTVDPRSAGSKNVGFTNVLRVSGKKAGVLTLAGDIGKGWAAGWAATLLLQQEAAVLGVALASIIGHLHSLFLGFKGGKGVATALGAALGVAPWIGLTLMGLWIGAVVLWRYSSGGALFAFAMFPIVSLLFHRSWLFIGFACTVSLLIWTRHKDNLVRLLSEEAKSLHVESRKLLIIQECMKVFPRR; encoded by the coding sequence ATGGACAGTCCCTGGCTCATCGGTTTTCTCACTCTCTTCGGCTATCTCCTGGGGTCCATTCCGTTTGGCGTGGTGGTGTCACGCCTGCTGGGCACTGTCGATCCACGATCAGCAGGCAGCAAGAATGTCGGATTTACCAACGTCCTACGGGTGAGTGGGAAAAAGGCCGGCGTGCTGACATTAGCCGGTGACATCGGGAAGGGATGGGCGGCAGGGTGGGCGGCAACCCTGCTTCTGCAGCAAGAGGCAGCCGTGTTGGGCGTCGCCTTGGCCTCGATCATCGGCCATTTGCACTCCCTCTTCCTCGGATTCAAAGGGGGAAAAGGCGTAGCGACGGCGCTGGGCGCCGCATTGGGCGTCGCTCCGTGGATCGGACTCACGCTGATGGGGCTCTGGATTGGCGCAGTGGTCCTCTGGAGGTATTCCTCAGGAGGCGCGCTGTTTGCCTTTGCCATGTTTCCGATCGTGTCGCTCCTGTTTCATCGCTCCTGGCTCTTTATCGGATTTGCCTGCACCGTGAGCCTCCTTATTTGGACGAGACATAAGGACAATCTCGTTCGTCTGTTGTCCGAAGAAGCAAAATCCTTACATGTCGAATCTCGCAAGCTCTTGATTATCCAAGAATGTATGAAAGTTTTTCCCAGACGGTAA
- the merT gene encoding mercuric ion transporter MerT, with protein MSEPHNGRGALGIGGLAAILASICCLGPLVLVAIGFSGAWIGNLTVLEPYRPIFIGAALVALFFAYRRIFRPAQACKPGEVCAVPHVKTAYKTIFWIVAALTGIARAFPYILPLFC; from the coding sequence GTGTCTGAACCGCACAATGGTCGCGGCGCCTTGGGTATCGGCGGCCTCGCGGCGATCCTCGCCTCGATCTGCTGTCTCGGCCCGCTCGTGTTGGTGGCGATTGGCTTCAGCGGCGCGTGGATCGGCAATCTGACGGTGCTCGAACCGTATCGTCCAATTTTTATCGGCGCAGCACTCGTGGCGCTCTTCTTCGCCTACCGGCGTATCTTCCGACCCGCGCAAGCCTGCAAGCCGGGGGAGGTCTGTGCCGTGCCGCACGTTAAGACGGCGTACAAGACCATCTTTTGGATCGTGGCCGCACTGACGGGGATCGCGCGTGCCTTCCCCTACATTCTGCCGCTGTTTTGCTGA
- the ltrA gene encoding group II intron reverse transcriptase/maturase translates to MSDTRLKPEERSVDSDLHTDTVWLLGVQRTLYQWSQQHPGEAYRELWNWITDIRSLRCAWDRVARNKGQRTPGIDGMTVGRIRQQQGEGAYLGALHRALRRGVYWPSPCRRKLIPKPGKPGQFRPLGIPTVTDRVVQAAIKQFLEPILEARFWHVSYGFRPGRGCHGALEHIRMATRPRKTSTVDGKRHDTPYQWVVEGDIKGCFDHIDHHLLMNRVRQHCADRRVNRLLVQFLKAGALSEEQFLRTDAGTTQGGIISPLLANIALSVIEERYERWVNHQTKRRARRSCDGITAAMEARSSDRRAGRPVYFPVRYADDFIVLVSGAAEDAAAEREELATVLQQSMGLTLSPEKTRITPLTDGFEFLGHRVRMRWDTRYGWTPRIEVPKEKVADLRYKVKQLTGRATTPLPLIELLQKLNPILRGWAHFYRHCTGAKDILSNLDWYVGDRLWRWMCKKYPKAHVRTLLRHRRPSRIRRTRRVWQEDGCEQFQMSLLKVERYKRGWMQHPDFTTFAGEPDA, encoded by the coding sequence GTGAGCGATACGCGTTTGAAGCCGGAGGAACGATCCGTGGACTCGGATCTTCACACCGATACGGTGTGGCTACTCGGCGTGCAACGAACGCTGTATCAGTGGAGTCAACAGCATCCCGGCGAAGCGTATCGTGAACTGTGGAACTGGATCACAGATATCCGTAGCTTACGATGCGCCTGGGATCGCGTGGCCCGGAACAAAGGGCAGCGCACACCAGGTATCGACGGGATGACCGTGGGCCGCATTCGCCAGCAACAGGGTGAAGGCGCTTACTTGGGAGCATTGCACCGAGCACTCAGGCGCGGCGTCTACTGGCCGAGTCCGTGCCGTCGCAAACTCATCCCCAAGCCGGGCAAACCAGGGCAATTCCGACCCTTGGGAATTCCCACGGTCACTGATCGCGTCGTGCAAGCGGCGATCAAGCAGTTTCTGGAGCCCATACTCGAAGCACGCTTCTGGCATGTCTCGTACGGATTCCGTCCGGGGCGGGGCTGCCACGGCGCACTCGAGCATATTCGCATGGCCACGCGGCCACGCAAGACAAGCACAGTAGACGGAAAGCGTCACGACACCCCGTATCAATGGGTGGTCGAGGGGGACATTAAGGGCTGCTTCGATCATATCGACCACCACCTGCTGATGAACCGCGTGCGTCAGCACTGCGCGGATCGCAGGGTGAATCGGTTGCTGGTGCAGTTCCTGAAAGCCGGGGCACTCTCGGAAGAGCAGTTTCTGCGAACCGACGCTGGCACCACTCAGGGCGGAATCATCTCGCCCTTGCTTGCCAACATCGCTCTGTCAGTCATCGAAGAGCGATATGAGCGCTGGGTCAATCATCAGACCAAGCGCAGGGCGCGACGGAGTTGCGATGGCATCACCGCGGCGATGGAGGCACGTTCTTCCGACCGCCGGGCCGGCCGACCGGTGTATTTCCCGGTCCGCTATGCCGACGACTTTATCGTCCTTGTCAGTGGTGCTGCAGAGGATGCAGCGGCTGAACGGGAGGAGCTGGCGACCGTACTGCAGCAAAGCATGGGGTTGACACTCTCACCCGAAAAGACGCGCATCACTCCTCTGACCGATGGGTTCGAGTTCCTTGGACACCGGGTCAGAATGCGATGGGATACGCGGTATGGATGGACACCGCGCATCGAGGTTCCGAAGGAGAAGGTTGCCGATCTGCGGTACAAGGTCAAGCAACTCACTGGACGAGCAACCACACCACTGCCGTTGATCGAACTCCTCCAGAAACTCAACCCCATCCTGCGTGGGTGGGCCCACTTCTATCGTCACTGCACCGGAGCCAAAGACATCCTGTCGAATCTGGACTGGTATGTCGGCGACCGACTCTGGCGATGGATGTGCAAGAAGTACCCGAAGGCCCACGTACGCACGCTGTTACGCCACCGCCGTCCCAGTCGTATCCGACGCACGCGTCGGGTCTGGCAAGAAGATGGTTGCGAGCAATTTCAGATGTCGTTGCTCAAGGTAGAGCGCTACAAGCGGGGTTGGATGCAACATCCTGACTTCACCACGTTTGCTGGAGAGCCGGATGCATAG
- a CDS encoding TolC family protein, which yields MRWNPLRQCLTMAVAGVMCVGGLPDRADADERVQSATLGLSGLIQDVLARNPEIQAARQHVEAATQRVPQARSLDDPTLSVQLWNFPQTFNVTQTQNAIFGVSQTFPFPGKLALKGEVASRSADMTEQALRAKERDLIARLKQAYYDLFFAHKALQIHHEQIDLLKQLFEIATAKFRTGKGSQVDVLKAQVELSTLYQQLPLLEQRRDSAQGGLNTLLDRDPRFPLGPPQEPREGRFEKDLEDLYPMAVQARPELKAAELSIQRSEQSRALAQRQYYPDVSVAFQRFQNFHANDGFGAVVSINMPFAFWTKPKYDARVREAGAAVAAARADLHLAENQTRFQIRDLLAKVRASWEVAVLYRTTVLPQAEQGVEAARAGYRTGRTSFLDLIDADRALREFQLAYWRVLVDRESRVAELEQVIGTEL from the coding sequence ATGAGATGGAATCCATTACGCCAGTGCCTCACGATGGCCGTGGCCGGAGTGATGTGTGTCGGTGGACTCCCAGACCGTGCCGATGCGGATGAACGCGTTCAGTCAGCGACGTTGGGCTTGTCAGGGTTGATCCAGGACGTCTTGGCGCGGAATCCTGAAATCCAGGCGGCGCGGCAGCACGTGGAAGCGGCCACACAACGGGTGCCGCAAGCGCGGTCGCTGGATGATCCGACACTATCAGTTCAGCTCTGGAATTTCCCCCAGACCTTCAACGTGACACAAACGCAGAATGCGATCTTTGGTGTGTCGCAAACATTTCCGTTCCCAGGCAAGCTGGCCCTCAAGGGGGAAGTGGCCAGTCGCTCGGCCGACATGACTGAGCAGGCCTTGCGCGCGAAGGAACGGGACCTGATCGCCCGCCTCAAGCAGGCCTACTACGACCTGTTTTTTGCACATAAGGCGCTCCAAATCCACCACGAGCAAATCGACCTGCTCAAACAGTTGTTTGAGATCGCGACGGCGAAGTTCCGCACTGGGAAGGGCAGTCAGGTCGATGTATTGAAAGCCCAGGTCGAGCTCTCCACCCTGTATCAGCAACTCCCCCTTCTGGAACAGCGTCGCGACAGCGCCCAGGGTGGACTGAACACACTGTTGGATCGGGACCCACGGTTTCCGTTGGGGCCTCCACAGGAGCCGCGTGAGGGGCGGTTCGAGAAAGACCTTGAGGACCTGTATCCGATGGCGGTGCAGGCCAGACCGGAACTGAAGGCTGCCGAATTGTCCATTCAGCGGAGTGAACAGTCTCGTGCGCTGGCCCAGCGCCAGTACTACCCGGATGTCAGTGTGGCGTTCCAGCGTTTCCAGAACTTTCATGCGAACGACGGGTTCGGCGCCGTGGTGTCCATCAACATGCCGTTCGCCTTCTGGACCAAGCCGAAGTACGACGCCAGAGTGCGAGAGGCTGGGGCGGCGGTCGCGGCGGCACGCGCAGACCTCCACCTAGCGGAAAACCAGACCCGCTTCCAGATCCGGGACCTGCTGGCAAAAGTCCGGGCGAGTTGGGAAGTGGCGGTGCTGTACCGGACCACGGTGCTGCCCCAGGCCGAGCAGGGCGTGGAAGCCGCGCGGGCCGGGTATCGCACTGGGAGGACGTCCTTTCTGGATCTTATCGACGCAGACCGGGCCTTGCGGGAGTTTCAACTGGCGTACTGGCGAGTGCTGGTCGATCGCGAATCCCGCGTGGCTGAGCTCGAACAGGTCATCGGCACGGAATTGTAA
- the plsY gene encoding glycerol-3-phosphate 1-O-acyltransferase PlsY, whose product MFGESSLIWVVFLASIGGYLLGSIPFGVVVSRWLGSPDPRLAGSRNVGFTNVLRVGGKKAGILTLVGDIGKGWLVGWIGTLLFHQESAILLVALASIVGHLHSVFLNFKGGKGVATALGAVLGVAPWVGLTLMGIWVGVVLLWKYSSGGALVAFGLFPVVALLFHRSWLFVLFACLVTILIWSKHTDNLVRLWMGTERRIGDRPSDQVAPR is encoded by the coding sequence GTGTTTGGAGAGAGCTCTTTGATTTGGGTGGTGTTCTTGGCAAGTATCGGAGGGTATCTTTTAGGATCGATTCCTTTCGGCGTCGTCGTATCACGATGGTTGGGCTCGCCTGATCCCAGGCTGGCGGGGAGCCGGAATGTCGGATTCACCAATGTCTTGCGGGTCGGCGGGAAAAAGGCTGGGATCCTGACGTTGGTCGGTGACATTGGGAAGGGATGGCTCGTCGGATGGATAGGTACTCTACTGTTCCACCAAGAATCCGCTATTCTGCTCGTGGCTCTGGCGTCTATCGTTGGGCATCTCCATTCCGTCTTTCTGAATTTCAAAGGAGGGAAGGGCGTGGCCACGGCCTTAGGAGCGGTGCTGGGGGTCGCCCCCTGGGTCGGGCTCACCCTCATGGGCATATGGGTCGGAGTGGTTTTATTGTGGAAATATTCTTCCGGTGGCGCACTCGTCGCCTTTGGATTGTTTCCAGTTGTGGCGCTGCTGTTTCATCGATCCTGGCTCTTCGTGTTATTCGCCTGTCTGGTGACTATCCTCATCTGGTCCAAGCATACCGATAATCTTGTCCGTCTCTGGATGGGTACAGAACGGCGCATTGGTGATCGTCCCTCTGATCAAGTCGCTCCTCGTTGA
- a CDS encoding KpsF/GutQ family sugar-phosphate isomerase, with translation MRRSRNTAKPINSTHNPRASRRPSADASVREGIRVLDIEARAVQDLKARLDDRFAQAVNFLFECQGKVVISGMGKSGLIGQKIAATLASTGTPSFFLHPAEGVHGDLGMLARRDVLIAISNSGETQEVLQLLPFVKRLNVPVVGMTGKMTSTLAKNSDVTLDVSVDEEACPLGLAPTASTTATLAMGDALAVALLQKRGFKHDDFAQFHPGGSLGRRLLVKVRDLMHREAHLPRVRADVSGADTILEMTSKKLGLTTVVNAKGTLYGIVTDGDLRRFIQAGGDFSKVTAGDLASRHPKTIGPDELATTAVAMMEQYSITALVVIEPPNRLAGVIHLHDLLKHGIV, from the coding sequence ATGCGACGCAGCCGCAACACCGCCAAGCCGATAAACTCCACGCATAACCCCCGCGCCTCACGGCGTCCGTCTGCCGACGCGAGCGTGCGGGAGGGGATTCGCGTATTGGACATCGAGGCTCGCGCCGTCCAGGACCTCAAAGCTCGACTCGACGACCGATTCGCCCAAGCCGTCAATTTTCTGTTTGAATGCCAGGGGAAAGTCGTCATATCAGGCATGGGCAAGTCGGGCCTCATCGGTCAGAAGATTGCGGCAACCTTAGCCAGCACCGGAACCCCATCGTTCTTTTTGCATCCGGCCGAGGGCGTGCATGGCGATTTGGGCATGCTGGCACGCCGGGACGTGCTGATCGCAATTTCAAACAGCGGGGAAACGCAAGAGGTGCTCCAACTGCTGCCCTTCGTGAAACGGTTGAATGTGCCTGTCGTGGGCATGACGGGCAAGATGACCTCGACGTTGGCGAAGAACAGCGATGTCACGCTGGACGTCTCGGTCGATGAGGAGGCCTGCCCGCTGGGCTTGGCCCCGACCGCCAGTACGACCGCGACCCTCGCCATGGGCGACGCCTTAGCAGTCGCGCTGCTGCAGAAGCGGGGATTCAAGCACGACGATTTTGCACAATTCCATCCTGGCGGCAGCCTGGGCCGCCGGTTGCTCGTCAAGGTGCGTGATCTCATGCATCGGGAAGCACATCTGCCTCGTGTGCGCGCCGATGTATCCGGCGCGGACACGATATTGGAGATGACTTCGAAGAAACTCGGACTGACGACCGTCGTGAATGCCAAGGGCACCTTGTACGGGATCGTCACCGACGGCGACCTGCGTCGCTTTATCCAGGCAGGCGGGGACTTCAGCAAGGTCACGGCCGGCGATCTCGCGAGTCGCCATCCAAAAACCATCGGACCGGATGAACTGGCCACGACGGCCGTGGCGATGATGGAACAATATTCGATCACGGCCTTAGTGGTCATCGAACCACCGAATCGGCTGGCTGGTGTGATCCACTTGCATGACCTGCTCAAACACGGCATTGTGTAA
- the merP gene encoding mercury resistance system periplasmic binding protein MerP — MKKFITVIALSAVLSALAWAATQTVTLSVSGMTCAACPITIKKALNKVEGVENIDVNLEKKEALVTFDDAKTKVEALLEATKNAGYPSTVHP; from the coding sequence ATGAAAAAGTTCATCACTGTCATCGCCCTCTCGGCCGTCTTAAGCGCGCTCGCCTGGGCCGCCACGCAAACGGTCACCCTGTCGGTGAGTGGCATGACCTGCGCGGCCTGCCCGATCACGATTAAGAAAGCGCTGAACAAGGTCGAAGGCGTCGAGAACATCGATGTCAACTTGGAGAAGAAGGAAGCCCTTGTCACCTTCGATGACGCCAAGACCAAGGTCGAGGCGCTGCTGGAGGCCACCAAGAACGCGGGCTATCCCTCCACCGTTCACCCGTAG
- the pgsA gene encoding CDP-diacylglycerol--glycerol-3-phosphate 3-phosphatidyltransferase, protein MGESWKEAGLVLMRSAGQESNINLPNVLTLVRILLIPVFVMLLLDPTPDRSLAAAIVFVIAAVTDLLDGYVARKTGQITKLGRLLDPIADKLLVLSALILLVQVDRVTALVAILIIAREVAVTGLRAIAASEGMIMSAEVTGKYKMALQVVAIVLLLLEGTVVEMIGNLHLAGIVTLYLSLILGYVSGAQYVWSFWRQVGAKGL, encoded by the coding sequence ATGGGAGAAAGCTGGAAAGAAGCCGGGCTGGTCTTGATGCGGTCGGCAGGGCAGGAAAGTAATATCAATCTGCCCAACGTACTGACGCTCGTCCGGATTCTGCTGATTCCGGTGTTCGTCATGCTCCTGCTCGACCCCACACCGGATCGATCCCTTGCGGCCGCCATTGTGTTCGTTATCGCGGCAGTGACGGATTTACTGGACGGCTACGTCGCACGGAAAACCGGCCAGATCACGAAACTGGGCCGGCTCTTGGATCCCATCGCCGACAAGCTGCTCGTCCTTTCCGCGTTGATCCTGCTGGTGCAGGTTGATCGGGTCACCGCGCTGGTGGCGATTCTGATCATCGCTCGGGAAGTCGCAGTCACCGGCCTTCGCGCGATTGCGGCTTCCGAAGGGATGATCATGTCGGCCGAAGTCACCGGTAAATACAAAATGGCCTTGCAGGTAGTCGCCATCGTCCTACTGCTCCTTGAAGGCACCGTGGTGGAAATGATCGGCAACTTGCATCTGGCCGGCATTGTCACCTTGTATCTCTCCCTCATCCTGGGCTATGTGTCAGGCGCGCAATATGTCTGGAGTTTCTGGCGTCAGGTCGGGGCGAAGGGCCTGTAG
- the merA gene encoding mercury(II) reductase produces MMAEEFDLVILGSGSTAFAAALRAAERGKTAAMTEVRTLGGTCVNRGCLPSKNLIEAAKILYDSKNPRYPGLSPASMSFDFRALIQQKDAVIEDYRGKKYQSIISNSKSIRIVEGAARFSGPNEVTVNGQVLSAPRFLVATGSSPTVPDIQGLHETPYLTSDLLTNHEDIELTELPASLIIIGGGYIALELGQMFSRFGTSVTILERGEQILSAYEPEIAQSVAAVFREEGIAIHTKATVSRVHGDERQVVVTLQVDGRQKELKAAKLLVATGRTPNTEHLGLEFPGVDLDERGFVKVNEELRTSAGHVYAAGDVIGSYTGSQMATPVGAQDGGIAAENALNGKGGRQVNHAVIPRAIFTDPQVGVVGLSDAEANARGYACDCRLIPMSLVPRAGAVREARGVLKMVADRNTKKVLGVSMHGMNAAEVIHEAAMGLRFGASIDDFAHMLHVYPTMSEALKIAALSYTKDVSKMSCCAE; encoded by the coding sequence ATGATGGCGGAGGAATTTGACCTTGTGATTCTCGGTTCCGGCTCGACGGCGTTTGCTGCAGCGCTTCGTGCGGCAGAAAGAGGAAAAACGGCCGCGATGACCGAGGTGCGAACGCTCGGGGGAACATGTGTAAACCGTGGCTGCTTGCCGTCAAAGAACCTCATCGAAGCCGCGAAAATACTCTACGATTCGAAGAATCCGCGCTACCCAGGGCTCTCTCCTGCCTCAATGAGCTTCGACTTCCGCGCGCTTATCCAGCAGAAGGATGCCGTGATTGAAGACTACCGGGGCAAGAAGTATCAGAGCATTATCTCCAACTCTAAAAGCATCCGCATTGTTGAAGGAGCAGCCCGCTTCAGCGGCCCCAACGAGGTGACAGTGAACGGACAGGTTCTCTCAGCGCCTCGGTTCCTTGTCGCGACTGGAAGCTCGCCCACAGTGCCAGACATTCAAGGGCTTCATGAAACGCCTTATCTCACAAGCGACCTGCTCACCAATCACGAAGACATCGAGCTCACAGAACTTCCGGCGTCGCTCATCATCATCGGTGGCGGCTACATCGCTCTTGAGCTGGGCCAGATGTTCTCGCGCTTCGGCACCAGCGTCACTATTCTGGAACGCGGAGAGCAAATTCTTTCGGCCTACGAGCCGGAGATTGCCCAATCAGTGGCAGCCGTCTTTCGTGAGGAGGGCATTGCCATCCATACGAAAGCCACGGTGAGCCGGGTGCATGGCGATGAACGGCAAGTCGTTGTCACGCTCCAGGTGGATGGGCGGCAGAAGGAACTGAAGGCGGCGAAGCTGCTTGTTGCCACGGGGCGCACACCGAATACGGAACATCTCGGGCTTGAATTTCCAGGAGTCGATCTGGATGAACGTGGCTTCGTGAAGGTGAATGAGGAGCTGCGCACTTCTGCCGGGCACGTGTATGCTGCCGGAGACGTGATTGGTTCCTACACTGGAAGCCAGATGGCGACTCCTGTGGGTGCGCAGGACGGCGGGATTGCCGCCGAGAATGCTCTGAACGGCAAAGGGGGCCGTCAGGTAAATCACGCCGTGATTCCGCGAGCGATTTTTACCGACCCGCAAGTGGGCGTAGTCGGACTTTCGGATGCGGAGGCCAATGCTCGCGGGTACGCGTGCGATTGTCGCCTTATTCCTATGTCCCTCGTTCCCAGAGCTGGGGCGGTCCGGGAGGCCAGAGGGGTCCTGAAGATGGTGGCGGACCGGAACACGAAGAAGGTGCTGGGGGTGTCAATGCACGGCATGAACGCGGCGGAGGTGATTCACGAAGCGGCAATGGGGCTTCGTTTTGGTGCGAGTATCGACGACTTCGCCCACATGCTGCACGTCTATCCAACAATGTCCGAGGCGCTAAAAATAGCCGCGCTGTCGTACACAAAAGACGTGTCAAAAATGAGCTGCTGTGCAGAGTAG
- a CDS encoding FixH family protein, giving the protein MWIATGAGIVMLTLGSWFMTGWERHQVLPPDEKTSDQSQTEQKERSLQGMPMSPSQETGPPQAYAMVTPTKQQLIGVKTAVVETRPLETTVRAVGRVDYNEERITHINLRVSGWVEELLVDYTGQVVHKGQPLFTLYSPDLVASQDEYLLALRTQAKVKDSPLAEVQEQAEHMVDAARDRLRLWTVSDQQLDELARRGKAKTAIPIYSPFSGYVTEKKVFRGMFVEPGMRLYTIADLSTVWVNAEIYEFEVPFVKVDQQAAITFSSYPGQPFYGRVSYIYPYLNEQARTVKVRLELPNPGLRLKPEMYGDVLLKINRGNQVAVPEQAVLDSGTRKQVFLVRGEGLFEPREVKVGPKIGAFYEVQEGIEAGDRVVTSGNFLIDSESKLMAAMDMMGSLGMGGIKMEQAQMGQMDMGGMPMGETQPEKTTQMAKASGDKKAGGLTLALSTEPASPRIGENLIRVTVKGEGGNLVVNAKVQLTYTMPMPGMMPATVPMKPGKDGAYEAKVNLGMGGRWDLTVTVQRAGEADVKEMFSVTAGGGGGMSGMQGM; this is encoded by the coding sequence ATGTGGATCGCGACCGGAGCTGGAATCGTGATGCTGACGCTCGGGTCATGGTTCATGACCGGATGGGAGCGACACCAAGTCCTTCCCCCTGACGAGAAGACGTCCGATCAAAGCCAGACGGAGCAGAAGGAGCGCAGCCTGCAGGGGATGCCGATGTCTCCGAGCCAGGAAACCGGTCCTCCCCAGGCCTATGCCATGGTGACGCCGACGAAACAGCAGTTGATTGGCGTGAAGACAGCGGTGGTCGAAACACGTCCGCTTGAGACCACCGTCCGGGCGGTCGGCAGAGTGGACTACAACGAAGAACGCATTACGCATATCAACCTGCGGGTCTCGGGATGGGTGGAAGAGCTCTTGGTGGACTATACGGGACAGGTCGTGCACAAGGGTCAGCCGCTGTTCACACTGTACAGCCCTGACTTGGTCGCCAGCCAGGATGAGTACCTGCTGGCGCTGCGAACGCAAGCCAAGGTGAAAGACAGTCCTCTTGCCGAAGTGCAAGAGCAGGCGGAGCACATGGTGGACGCGGCACGCGACCGGTTGCGCCTGTGGACGGTCTCGGATCAACAGCTCGACGAGTTGGCTCGGAGGGGCAAGGCCAAGACCGCGATACCGATCTATTCGCCCTTCAGCGGCTACGTCACCGAGAAAAAAGTCTTCAGGGGGATGTTTGTGGAGCCCGGGATGAGGCTCTACACGATCGCGGACTTGTCGACGGTCTGGGTGAATGCCGAGATCTACGAGTTCGAGGTCCCGTTTGTCAAGGTGGATCAGCAAGCCGCTATCACGTTCTCCTCGTATCCAGGACAACCGTTTTATGGACGGGTCTCGTACATCTACCCCTACCTGAACGAGCAAGCTCGTACCGTCAAAGTCCGCCTGGAATTACCGAACCCTGGTTTACGACTCAAGCCGGAGATGTACGGAGACGTGCTGCTCAAGATCAATCGCGGAAACCAGGTCGCGGTTCCCGAACAGGCGGTGCTGGACTCTGGAACGCGGAAGCAGGTCTTTCTGGTTCGCGGGGAAGGGCTTTTTGAACCACGGGAAGTCAAGGTGGGACCAAAAATCGGAGCCTTTTATGAGGTTCAGGAGGGGATCGAGGCAGGTGACCGGGTGGTGACATCCGGAAACTTTCTGATCGATTCGGAGAGCAAGCTCATGGCCGCCATGGACATGATGGGTTCGCTGGGGATGGGCGGCATCAAAATGGAACAGGCGCAGATGGGACAGATGGACATGGGTGGCATGCCAATGGGAGAAACACAGCCGGAGAAGACTACGCAAATGGCGAAGGCGTCGGGAGACAAGAAGGCAGGGGGACTGACTCTTGCGCTCTCGACAGAACCCGCCTCACCGCGGATTGGCGAAAATCTCATCCGGGTCACCGTGAAAGGTGAGGGAGGCAATCTGGTCGTCAACGCAAAAGTTCAGCTCACCTACACGATGCCGATGCCGGGTATGATGCCGGCCACGGTGCCGATGAAACCCGGTAAGGACGGGGCCTATGAGGCGAAGGTCAATCTTGGCATGGGTGGCCGGTGGGACCTGACCGTCACCGTGCAGCGTGCTGGCGAGGCCGATGTGAAGGAAATGTTTTCCGTCACCGCAGGCGGCGGCGGGGGTATGTCTGGCATGCAGGGAATGTGA